A genomic stretch from Nocardia wallacei includes:
- a CDS encoding sensor histidine kinase, which produces MASPSVDAGIRTGRSAYVAPAVSAVVAGGLAVATVLAAPADVRVPAAVGAAVAAVVLCAAVATAAYYRERAAAYRAAAERAQEAIAAATAEAAARVAAAEGTAETHAREAQRSEARRAAALAAFAGAAGRMQAISTSMLAELREMEHRHGDPRVLADLLHLDHRTAQAGRLADSVAVLSGARTGRRWAKPIAMESILRGAMGRIAGYQRVRLRAVAGAGIAGHAAEGVMHALAELLDNACNFSPPTTEVHVYAAEVPAGVVVTIEDSGLVMSESALRRAERAVSGTDAEGRGGVDLSSLNGTRLGLAVVGHLARKHGLTVSYRPSAIGGTAVVVIVPRDLITLVDRTTVTGTHAVVALGDETRRLPSRRDARTASAHAGHARSADTTVGGASSGRAPTDETSSGRALSGSESPRGGSSDESTRDSALPGNRLPRRRRGDTLATAHPEGLPNPNIPANPAGPSREAASPPAKPSALGAFQRALSGRDSVTETPSVAVENDL; this is translated from the coding sequence GTGGCTTCGCCGAGCGTCGATGCCGGTATACGTACCGGTCGTTCCGCCTATGTGGCGCCGGCGGTGAGCGCGGTGGTGGCGGGCGGCCTCGCGGTCGCGACCGTCCTCGCCGCACCCGCCGACGTCCGCGTCCCCGCGGCTGTCGGCGCCGCTGTCGCCGCGGTCGTGCTCTGTGCCGCTGTCGCCACGGCCGCGTACTATCGCGAGCGCGCCGCCGCGTACCGTGCCGCGGCCGAGCGGGCGCAGGAGGCCATCGCGGCCGCCACCGCCGAGGCCGCGGCCCGTGTCGCGGCCGCCGAGGGAACGGCCGAAACGCATGCGCGCGAGGCGCAGCGCAGCGAGGCGCGCCGGGCCGCGGCGCTGGCGGCCTTCGCCGGTGCCGCGGGCCGCATGCAGGCCATCAGCACCAGCATGCTGGCGGAACTGCGCGAGATGGAGCACCGCCACGGCGACCCGCGGGTGCTGGCCGACCTGCTGCACCTGGATCACCGCACCGCCCAGGCGGGCCGGCTGGCCGACAGCGTCGCCGTGCTCAGCGGCGCGCGGACCGGTCGGCGCTGGGCCAAACCCATTGCGATGGAATCGATTCTGCGCGGCGCCATGGGCCGGATCGCCGGATATCAGCGGGTCCGGCTGCGCGCCGTCGCCGGCGCCGGGATCGCCGGGCACGCCGCCGAGGGTGTCATGCACGCCCTGGCCGAACTGCTCGACAACGCGTGCAACTTCTCCCCGCCCACCACCGAGGTGCACGTGTACGCCGCCGAGGTGCCCGCCGGAGTGGTGGTCACCATCGAGGACAGCGGCCTGGTCATGAGCGAGTCCGCGCTGCGCCGCGCCGAGCGGGCGGTCTCCGGCACGGACGCCGAAGGCCGTGGCGGAGTGGACCTTTCGTCGCTGAACGGGACGCGGCTGGGCCTCGCGGTGGTCGGCCACCTGGCGCGCAAGCACGGTCTCACGGTGTCGTACCGGCCGTCGGCCATCGGGGGCACGGCGGTGGTCGTGATCGTCCCCCGAGATCTCATCACCCTGGTCGACCGCACCACCGTGACCGGCACCCACGCCGTGGTGGCGCTGGGCGACGAGACCCGCCGCCTGCCGAGCCGCCGCGACGCCCGCACCGCGTCGGCGCATGCGGGGCATGCTCGGTCCGCCGACACGACGGTCGGCGGTGCTTCCTCGGGTCGTGCGCCGACCGACGAAACATCCTCCGGCAGAGCATTGTCCGGCAGCGAATCGCCTCGCGGAGGCTCGAGCGACGAGTCGACCCGCGACAGCGCGCTGCCGGGCAACCGGCTGCCCAGGCGCCGCCGGGGCGACACGTTGGCGACGGCCCATCCGGAGGGCCTGCCGAATCCGAATATTCCGGCGAATCCGGCCGGGCCGAGCCGGGAGGCAGCGTCGCCGCCAGCGAAACCGTCCGCACTGGGCGCCTTTCAACGCGCCCTGTCCGGCCGCGACTCCGTGACCGAG